A DNA window from Drosophila virilis strain 15010-1051.87 chromosome 4, Dvir_AGI_RSII-ME, whole genome shotgun sequence contains the following coding sequences:
- the Mal-B2 gene encoding maltase 2 isoform X1, which translates to MAAAHQLTRTTQLLLLCSLLWTQAPRPVMSSLLSAQTEDFIDWWQHAVFYQIYPRSFKDSNGDGIGDLQGVISKLPYLAETGITATWLSPIFQSPMVDFGYDVSDYKSIQTEYGTMADFEQLVNTATSLGIKIILDFVPNHTSDKHEWFIKSAARDPLYDNFYVWADGKLDNQGVRQPPNNWQSVFYGSAWQWHEQRGQYYLHQFAKEQPDLNFRNPAVVRAMDDVLLFWLNKGVAGFRIDALNHLFEDETLPDEPLSGKTTDPLSYDYTKHIYTKDLPEVLSMVQHWRQLLDDYTAKHSEGATRIMMTEAYADLQVLMDYYEDAGGVRGSQLPFNFHFITDVSGDSDARDFVYNIEKWLIYMPRGHTANWVMGNHDKPRVATRFGPASVDAMNMLLLTLPGVAVTYNGEELGMQDYDEISWEDTVDPPARIAGKLDYKKVSRDPERTPFQWSNATNAGFSTAAKTWLPVNPNYLVLNLEAQKQAVKSHYKVYKSLIELRKLPVLRRGRFSIEPLSRTVFAFKRTLKDYDTLVTIINVSAKEQLVNLTDFINRPQKLVVEVAGVDSVYAPGDSSFLANNRSDKPQLRLAPRAGLVLSYEQSGMSKQRRLLVKQIIKSFNVVLVALLMYNLWRHKWTKVNFN; encoded by the exons ATGGCAGCAGCGCATCAGTTAACCCGAACAACCCAACTGCTTCTACTTTGCAGCCTGCTGTGGACACAGGCGCCTCGTCCGGTCATGTCCAGTCTGTTGAGCGCTCAAACGGAAGATTTTATCGACTGGTGGCAGCACGCGGTCTTCTACCAGATCTATCCCAGATCCTTTAAGGACAGTAACGGCGATGGCATCGGCGACTTGCAGGGCGTTATCTCCAAGCTGCCGTATCTAGCTGAAACGGGTATTACAGCGACCTGGCTGAGTCCCATTTTTCAGTCACCCATGGTGGACTTTGGCTATGATGTATCTGACTATAAGTCTATACAAACGGAGTATGGAACTATGGCCGACTTTGAGCAGCTGGTGAACACGGCTACCAGTCTGGGCATCAAGATAATCttggactttgtgcccaatcACACTTCGGATAAGCACGAATGGTTCATAAAGTCAGCGGCTCGGGATCCCTTGTATGACAACTTTTATGTATGGGCAGATGGGAAACTGGATAATCAGGGTGTTCGACAGCCACCGAACAACTGGCAGTCCGTGTTCTATGGCTCCGCCTGGCAATGGCATGAGCAACGCGGGCAGTACTATTTGCACCAGTTCGCCAAGGAGCAGCCAGATCTTAACTTTCGCAACCCGGCCGTGGTGCGTGCTATGGATGATGTTCTGCTGTTCTGGCTTAATAAAGGTGTGGCTGGTTTTCGCATTGACGCACTCAATCATTTGTTCGAAGATGAAACCCTGCCCGATGAGCCACTTAGTGGCAAGACAACGGATCCCCTCTCTTACGACTATACGAAGCACATCTACACCAAAGATTTGCCTGAGGTTTTGAGCATGGTGCAGCACTGGCGGCAGCTGTTGGACGATTATACCGCCAAGCACTCGGAAGGTGCCACGCGCATCATGATGACAGAGGCGTATGCCGACTTGCAGGTGCTCATGGACTACTATGAGGATGCCGGCGGAGTGCGCGGCTCCCAATTGCCCTTCAATTTTCACTTTATTACGGATGTGAGCGGAGATTCGGATGCCCGTGACTTTGTATACAATATAGAGAAATGGCTGATCTACATGCCTCGCGGGCACACTGCCAATTGGGTCATGGGCAACCACGATAAACCGCGTGTCGCCACGCGTTTTGGCCCCGCCAGTGTCGATGCCATGaacatgctgctgctgacacTTCCCGGCGTTGCTGTTACCTATAAT GGCGAGGAGCTGGGCATGCAGGACTATGACGAAATCAGTTGGGAGGACACGGTGGATCCGCCAGCGCGCATTGCCGGTAAACTGGACTATAAGAAAGTGTCCAGAGATCCGGAGCGTACACCCTTTCAGTGGAGCAATGCTACCAATGCTG GTTTCTCCACTGCTGCCAAGACATGGCTACCCGTAAATCCCAACTATCTGGTGTTGAATCTAGAAGCGCAAAAGCAAGCCGTCAAAAGCCACTACAAAGTCTACAAATCGCTGATTGAGCTACGCAAGTTGCCGGTGCTGAGACGTGGAAGGTTTAGCATAGAGCCGCTATCCCGCACAGTTTTCGCGTTTAAGCG TACCCTGAAGGACTACGACACACTCGTAACCATCATCAATGTGAGCGCTAAGGAGCAGTTGGTAAATCTAACAGACTTTATCAATCGGCCTCAAAAGTTGGTGGTGGAAGTGGCAGGTGTTGATTCAGTTTATGCACCTGG TGATTCTAGTTTTTTGGCCAACAATCGCAGTGACAAACCCCAATTGCGACTTGCGCCTCGCGCTGGCCTTGTTTTGAGCTATGAGCAGTCGGGCATGAG tAAACAACGTCGTCTTTTGGTTAAACAAATCATCAAATCTTTTAACGTGGTGCTAGTAGCTTTGCTAATGTACAATTTGTGGCGTCACAAGTGGACTAAAGTTAATTTCAATTAG
- the Mal-B2 gene encoding maltase 2 isoform X3: MAAAHQLTRTTQLLLLCSLLWTQAPRPVMSSLLSAQTEDFIDWWQHAVFYQIYPRSFKDSNGDGIGDLQGVISKLPYLAETGITATWLSPIFQSPMVDFGYDVSDYKSIQTEYGTMADFEQLVNTATSLGIKIILDFVPNHTSDKHEWFIKSAARDPLYDNFYVWADGKLDNQGVRQPPNNWQSVFYGSAWQWHEQRGQYYLHQFAKEQPDLNFRNPAVVRAMDDVLLFWLNKGVAGFRIDALNHLFEDETLPDEPLSGKTTDPLSYDYTKHIYTKDLPEVLSMVQHWRQLLDDYTAKHSEGATRIMMTEAYADLQVLMDYYEDAGGVRGSQLPFNFHFITDVSGDSDARDFVYNIEKWLIYMPRGHTANWVMGNHDKPRVATRFGPASVDAMNMLLLTLPGVAVTYNGEELGMQDYDEISWEDTVDPPARIAGKLDYKKVSRDPERTPFQWSNATNAGFSTAAKTWLPVNPNYLVLNLEAQKQAVKSHYKVYKSLIELRKLPVLRRGRFSIEPLSRTVFAFKRTLKDYDTLVTIINVSAKEQLVNLTDFINRPQKLVVEVAGVDSVYAPGQTISSSALTLSAHEGLICKLLDA; the protein is encoded by the exons ATGGCAGCAGCGCATCAGTTAACCCGAACAACCCAACTGCTTCTACTTTGCAGCCTGCTGTGGACACAGGCGCCTCGTCCGGTCATGTCCAGTCTGTTGAGCGCTCAAACGGAAGATTTTATCGACTGGTGGCAGCACGCGGTCTTCTACCAGATCTATCCCAGATCCTTTAAGGACAGTAACGGCGATGGCATCGGCGACTTGCAGGGCGTTATCTCCAAGCTGCCGTATCTAGCTGAAACGGGTATTACAGCGACCTGGCTGAGTCCCATTTTTCAGTCACCCATGGTGGACTTTGGCTATGATGTATCTGACTATAAGTCTATACAAACGGAGTATGGAACTATGGCCGACTTTGAGCAGCTGGTGAACACGGCTACCAGTCTGGGCATCAAGATAATCttggactttgtgcccaatcACACTTCGGATAAGCACGAATGGTTCATAAAGTCAGCGGCTCGGGATCCCTTGTATGACAACTTTTATGTATGGGCAGATGGGAAACTGGATAATCAGGGTGTTCGACAGCCACCGAACAACTGGCAGTCCGTGTTCTATGGCTCCGCCTGGCAATGGCATGAGCAACGCGGGCAGTACTATTTGCACCAGTTCGCCAAGGAGCAGCCAGATCTTAACTTTCGCAACCCGGCCGTGGTGCGTGCTATGGATGATGTTCTGCTGTTCTGGCTTAATAAAGGTGTGGCTGGTTTTCGCATTGACGCACTCAATCATTTGTTCGAAGATGAAACCCTGCCCGATGAGCCACTTAGTGGCAAGACAACGGATCCCCTCTCTTACGACTATACGAAGCACATCTACACCAAAGATTTGCCTGAGGTTTTGAGCATGGTGCAGCACTGGCGGCAGCTGTTGGACGATTATACCGCCAAGCACTCGGAAGGTGCCACGCGCATCATGATGACAGAGGCGTATGCCGACTTGCAGGTGCTCATGGACTACTATGAGGATGCCGGCGGAGTGCGCGGCTCCCAATTGCCCTTCAATTTTCACTTTATTACGGATGTGAGCGGAGATTCGGATGCCCGTGACTTTGTATACAATATAGAGAAATGGCTGATCTACATGCCTCGCGGGCACACTGCCAATTGGGTCATGGGCAACCACGATAAACCGCGTGTCGCCACGCGTTTTGGCCCCGCCAGTGTCGATGCCATGaacatgctgctgctgacacTTCCCGGCGTTGCTGTTACCTATAAT GGCGAGGAGCTGGGCATGCAGGACTATGACGAAATCAGTTGGGAGGACACGGTGGATCCGCCAGCGCGCATTGCCGGTAAACTGGACTATAAGAAAGTGTCCAGAGATCCGGAGCGTACACCCTTTCAGTGGAGCAATGCTACCAATGCTG GTTTCTCCACTGCTGCCAAGACATGGCTACCCGTAAATCCCAACTATCTGGTGTTGAATCTAGAAGCGCAAAAGCAAGCCGTCAAAAGCCACTACAAAGTCTACAAATCGCTGATTGAGCTACGCAAGTTGCCGGTGCTGAGACGTGGAAGGTTTAGCATAGAGCCGCTATCCCGCACAGTTTTCGCGTTTAAGCG TACCCTGAAGGACTACGACACACTCGTAACCATCATCAATGTGAGCGCTAAGGAGCAGTTGGTAAATCTAACAGACTTTATCAATCGGCCTCAAAAGTTGGTGGTGGAAGTGGCAGGTGTTGATTCAGTTTATGCACCTGG ACAAACCATTTCCAGCAGCGCCTTAACACTGTCAGCTCATGAGGGTCTCATCTGCAAGCTGCTCGACGCGTAG
- the Mal-B2 gene encoding maltase 2 isoform X2: MSSLLSAQTEDFIDWWQHAVFYQIYPRSFKDSNGDGIGDLQGVISKLPYLAETGITATWLSPIFQSPMVDFGYDVSDYKSIQTEYGTMADFEQLVNTATSLGIKIILDFVPNHTSDKHEWFIKSAARDPLYDNFYVWADGKLDNQGVRQPPNNWQSVFYGSAWQWHEQRGQYYLHQFAKEQPDLNFRNPAVVRAMDDVLLFWLNKGVAGFRIDALNHLFEDETLPDEPLSGKTTDPLSYDYTKHIYTKDLPEVLSMVQHWRQLLDDYTAKHSEGATRIMMTEAYADLQVLMDYYEDAGGVRGSQLPFNFHFITDVSGDSDARDFVYNIEKWLIYMPRGHTANWVMGNHDKPRVATRFGPASVDAMNMLLLTLPGVAVTYNGEELGMQDYDEISWEDTVDPPARIAGKLDYKKVSRDPERTPFQWSNATNAGFSTAAKTWLPVNPNYLVLNLEAQKQAVKSHYKVYKSLIELRKLPVLRRGRFSIEPLSRTVFAFKRTLKDYDTLVTIINVSAKEQLVNLTDFINRPQKLVVEVAGVDSVYAPGDSSFLANNRSDKPQLRLAPRAGLVLSYEQSGMSKQRRLLVKQIIKSFNVVLVALLMYNLWRHKWTKVNFN, from the exons ATGTCCAGTCTGTTGAGCGCTCAAACGGAAGATTTTATCGACTGGTGGCAGCACGCGGTCTTCTACCAGATCTATCCCAGATCCTTTAAGGACAGTAACGGCGATGGCATCGGCGACTTGCAGGGCGTTATCTCCAAGCTGCCGTATCTAGCTGAAACGGGTATTACAGCGACCTGGCTGAGTCCCATTTTTCAGTCACCCATGGTGGACTTTGGCTATGATGTATCTGACTATAAGTCTATACAAACGGAGTATGGAACTATGGCCGACTTTGAGCAGCTGGTGAACACGGCTACCAGTCTGGGCATCAAGATAATCttggactttgtgcccaatcACACTTCGGATAAGCACGAATGGTTCATAAAGTCAGCGGCTCGGGATCCCTTGTATGACAACTTTTATGTATGGGCAGATGGGAAACTGGATAATCAGGGTGTTCGACAGCCACCGAACAACTGGCAGTCCGTGTTCTATGGCTCCGCCTGGCAATGGCATGAGCAACGCGGGCAGTACTATTTGCACCAGTTCGCCAAGGAGCAGCCAGATCTTAACTTTCGCAACCCGGCCGTGGTGCGTGCTATGGATGATGTTCTGCTGTTCTGGCTTAATAAAGGTGTGGCTGGTTTTCGCATTGACGCACTCAATCATTTGTTCGAAGATGAAACCCTGCCCGATGAGCCACTTAGTGGCAAGACAACGGATCCCCTCTCTTACGACTATACGAAGCACATCTACACCAAAGATTTGCCTGAGGTTTTGAGCATGGTGCAGCACTGGCGGCAGCTGTTGGACGATTATACCGCCAAGCACTCGGAAGGTGCCACGCGCATCATGATGACAGAGGCGTATGCCGACTTGCAGGTGCTCATGGACTACTATGAGGATGCCGGCGGAGTGCGCGGCTCCCAATTGCCCTTCAATTTTCACTTTATTACGGATGTGAGCGGAGATTCGGATGCCCGTGACTTTGTATACAATATAGAGAAATGGCTGATCTACATGCCTCGCGGGCACACTGCCAATTGGGTCATGGGCAACCACGATAAACCGCGTGTCGCCACGCGTTTTGGCCCCGCCAGTGTCGATGCCATGaacatgctgctgctgacacTTCCCGGCGTTGCTGTTACCTATAAT GGCGAGGAGCTGGGCATGCAGGACTATGACGAAATCAGTTGGGAGGACACGGTGGATCCGCCAGCGCGCATTGCCGGTAAACTGGACTATAAGAAAGTGTCCAGAGATCCGGAGCGTACACCCTTTCAGTGGAGCAATGCTACCAATGCTG GTTTCTCCACTGCTGCCAAGACATGGCTACCCGTAAATCCCAACTATCTGGTGTTGAATCTAGAAGCGCAAAAGCAAGCCGTCAAAAGCCACTACAAAGTCTACAAATCGCTGATTGAGCTACGCAAGTTGCCGGTGCTGAGACGTGGAAGGTTTAGCATAGAGCCGCTATCCCGCACAGTTTTCGCGTTTAAGCG TACCCTGAAGGACTACGACACACTCGTAACCATCATCAATGTGAGCGCTAAGGAGCAGTTGGTAAATCTAACAGACTTTATCAATCGGCCTCAAAAGTTGGTGGTGGAAGTGGCAGGTGTTGATTCAGTTTATGCACCTGG TGATTCTAGTTTTTTGGCCAACAATCGCAGTGACAAACCCCAATTGCGACTTGCGCCTCGCGCTGGCCTTGTTTTGAGCTATGAGCAGTCGGGCATGAG tAAACAACGTCGTCTTTTGGTTAAACAAATCATCAAATCTTTTAACGTGGTGCTAGTAGCTTTGCTAATGTACAATTTGTGGCGTCACAAGTGGACTAAAGTTAATTTCAATTAG